The following proteins are encoded in a genomic region of Vibrio tasmaniensis:
- a CDS encoding DUF294 nucleotidyltransferase-like domain-containing protein: MLMPEKFNMQHPPFDSLSDTEQLKLRSSLDVVYYRSQEVILEADRPSRHLHILIKGAVEERASSDGEIYAHYANDDIFDVRSQFEPHTKHQYIALEDTLSYLLPTDVFLDLYHANGQFAAYFDSNLSTRKALIEAAQQQQNLAEFILTKVDDSIYHPPLILEPGQPINQVTQILKEQGLDSALVHLDDKGIKDFGSGSLPYGIVTRTNLLHAVMLDNFPQDAPVGEIATFPVMHVNQGDFLFNAMITMTRNRVKRLMVCDGLDAVGMVDMTQILSAFSTHSHVLTLRIARSTSIEELALASNKQRQLVESLLSNGIRTRFIMELISAVNEQIIEKAFELVIPPALHNHCCLIVLGSEGRGEQILKTDQDNALIIQDGLEWHQCQSAMNDLTHTLQQLGYPLCPGNVMVNNPKWVHSEQEWKQTLTRWVKKATPDTVMDIAIMADAHAVAGNRELLKPVKQHLSDLMLGQELILTEFCRPALNFSVPLTLFGNVKQSKSGLDIKQGGIFPIVHGVRALCLEHGVTVNNTFERIEQLVCKKVLEQSTADNLSEALKQFFKWRLAQRLSQQHSSNKINVKLMERADRDLLRHSLHVVKKFKQWLGYHYQIRD, translated from the coding sequence ATGCTTATGCCTGAAAAATTTAATATGCAGCACCCACCCTTCGATAGCCTGTCCGATACGGAACAATTGAAGCTTCGCTCTTCATTAGACGTGGTGTATTACCGCTCTCAAGAAGTGATACTGGAAGCAGATAGGCCGAGCAGACACCTGCACATCCTGATCAAAGGAGCCGTTGAAGAGCGCGCGAGCAGTGATGGTGAGATTTACGCACATTACGCCAATGACGATATTTTTGATGTGCGCAGCCAGTTTGAACCTCACACCAAACATCAATATATCGCACTCGAAGACACCTTAAGCTACCTACTGCCTACCGATGTTTTTCTCGATCTTTATCACGCCAATGGTCAATTTGCCGCCTACTTTGATAGTAACCTGTCGACACGGAAAGCTCTGATTGAGGCCGCTCAGCAGCAACAAAACCTTGCCGAGTTTATATTGACCAAAGTGGATGACTCTATTTATCACCCACCACTGATTCTTGAGCCAGGGCAACCCATCAACCAAGTCACTCAAATCCTAAAAGAGCAAGGCTTAGACTCGGCGCTGGTGCATTTAGACGACAAAGGCATAAAAGATTTTGGTTCAGGCTCCTTACCGTATGGGATCGTCACACGAACCAATTTATTGCACGCTGTAATGCTCGATAACTTCCCACAGGACGCGCCCGTTGGCGAGATTGCAACATTTCCAGTGATGCACGTAAACCAAGGGGATTTCTTATTTAATGCCATGATTACCATGACCAGAAACCGGGTAAAAAGGTTGATGGTTTGTGACGGTCTAGATGCTGTCGGCATGGTGGATATGACACAAATCCTCAGTGCATTCTCCACTCACTCTCACGTGCTCACTTTGCGTATTGCGCGATCCACCAGCATTGAAGAGCTCGCATTAGCCTCCAACAAACAACGTCAACTGGTCGAAAGCCTACTCAGTAACGGCATTCGCACGCGCTTCATCATGGAGCTAATTTCAGCCGTTAATGAACAGATAATAGAGAAAGCGTTTGAGTTGGTTATCCCACCCGCACTGCATAATCATTGCTGCCTCATCGTGTTGGGCTCCGAAGGCCGTGGAGAACAAATCCTCAAAACCGATCAAGACAACGCGCTAATAATTCAAGATGGCTTGGAGTGGCACCAATGCCAGAGTGCCATGAACGACCTCACTCACACATTGCAGCAATTGGGCTATCCACTATGCCCGGGCAACGTGATGGTCAACAACCCCAAATGGGTGCATTCAGAACAAGAGTGGAAACAAACCCTCACCCGTTGGGTAAAAAAAGCCACGCCAGATACCGTGATGGATATCGCGATCATGGCGGATGCACACGCCGTTGCGGGTAATAGAGAGTTATTAAAACCCGTAAAGCAGCACCTAAGTGATTTGATGCTCGGACAAGAATTGATTCTGACTGAATTCTGCCGACCGGCTCTGAACTTCTCAGTACCCCTCACCTTGTTTGGCAATGTTAAACAATCCAAGTCAGGGCTCGATATCAAACAAGGCGGTATTTTCCCTATCGTGCATGGTGTGAGGGCACTCTGTCTTGAGCATGGTGTCACGGTAAACAACACCTTCGAACGCATTGAACAGTTGGTCTGTAAGAAAGTGCTTGAGCAAAGTACCGCCGATAACCTTAGTGAAGCACTCAAACAGTTCTTTAAGTGGCGCTTAGCCCAAAGACTTTCTCAGCAGCACAGTAGCAACAAGATTAACGTCAAATTGATGGAGCGAGCAGACAGAGACTTACTTCGCCATAGCTTGCATGTGGTCAAAAAATTCAAGCAATGGCTTGGCTACCACTATCAGATACGGGATTAG
- a CDS encoding 3-phenylpropionate MFS transporter: MFSPSPYGWISQYFLGFFFAYGVYLPFWALWFEDQGVSAGDIGVLIGIGFATRCVANLVITPRIHNVENLLPALRWLSFASLLFVGFHFFTGGSFLLMLLATVLFNLCCGPVIPLSDAMANHYSRLKMLDYGRTRLWGSIAFIAGSTVVGYLVAQFGTDMILYTALVGVLLSLVLAMRNPNVMPVTQSEKQAVRPKLGELLRESSVVKFLALMALLQGSHAAYYSFSAIYWKEAGHSEAIIGYLWSLGVVAEVAVFALSKRLFSGWSMRTLFVVAAIGVMARWGITASTTAIFALVMVQMLHGVTFAMAHIAAIQYIQSEEQNKMVALQALYNAIPLGAVIALMTTLSGWGYELWGANIFWGMAAMGALALFIKLDERSSVVEINQSGSEQLESNSKC, from the coding sequence ATGTTTAGCCCCTCTCCTTACGGATGGATATCTCAGTATTTTCTTGGTTTCTTTTTTGCGTATGGTGTGTACTTGCCATTTTGGGCGTTGTGGTTTGAAGACCAAGGCGTTTCTGCAGGAGACATCGGTGTATTGATTGGTATTGGTTTTGCGACTCGCTGTGTTGCCAACCTTGTGATTACGCCGCGCATCCATAACGTAGAGAATCTTTTGCCCGCTCTGCGCTGGTTGAGCTTCGCCTCATTGTTATTTGTTGGTTTCCACTTCTTCACTGGAGGCAGTTTTCTATTGATGCTGTTGGCAACAGTACTGTTTAACCTGTGTTGTGGGCCGGTTATCCCTCTTTCTGACGCAATGGCTAACCATTACAGTCGTCTTAAGATGCTTGACTATGGACGCACTCGTTTATGGGGTTCGATTGCTTTTATTGCGGGTTCAACCGTGGTGGGTTATTTAGTCGCACAGTTCGGCACTGATATGATTTTGTATACAGCGCTTGTTGGTGTGCTGTTGTCGTTAGTGTTGGCGATGAGAAACCCTAACGTGATGCCAGTAACGCAATCTGAGAAACAAGCAGTGCGACCAAAATTAGGTGAGTTACTGCGTGAGTCGTCTGTGGTTAAATTTTTGGCCTTGATGGCGTTGCTGCAAGGTAGCCATGCGGCTTACTACAGTTTTAGTGCGATTTACTGGAAAGAAGCCGGTCACTCAGAAGCGATTATTGGTTATTTATGGAGCCTAGGTGTTGTTGCTGAGGTGGCTGTGTTTGCTCTCAGTAAGCGCTTATTCTCTGGCTGGTCAATGCGTACTCTGTTCGTGGTAGCTGCAATCGGTGTGATGGCTCGCTGGGGTATTACCGCGTCAACAACGGCGATTTTCGCCTTAGTTATGGTGCAAATGCTGCATGGTGTGACGTTTGCTATGGCACACATCGCAGCCATTCAATACATTCAATCAGAAGAACAGAATAAAATGGTCGCGCTGCAAGCTCTGTATAATGCGATCCCATTGGGAGCTGTTATCGCACTAATGACGACCTTAAGTGGTTGGGGCTATGAGCTTTGGGGGGCAAACATCTTCTGGGGTATGGCCGCGATGGGGGCTCTTGCTCTGTTCATTAAGTTGGACGAGAGAAGTTCAGTGGTTGAGATTAATCAATCAGGTTCGGAACAATTAGAATCTAACAGCAAATGCTGA
- a CDS encoding class II fumarate hydratase: MTLQFRIEKDSMGEVKVPTEALYQAQTQRAADNFAFSSHKMPTSFIQALALIKQAAADTNAQLGLLEGDIANAIAEASQEIIEGKHLEQFPIDVYQTGSGTSSNMNANEVIATLASRSLQGDVNPNDHVNMGQSSNDVVPTAIQVSVALMAENKLLPALTHLSAALTVKQHELAEVVKTGRTHLMDAMPITFAQELGGWKFQIEHAKQAVESSLPAIKALAQGGTAVGTGINADPRFADKFASNLSQSTKISFTSSENFFFNLSSQDAIVALSGQLKTAAVAIMKISNDLRWMNSGPLAGLGEIELQALQPGSSIMPGKVNPVIPEAAAMAAAQVIGNDTTITVAGQSGNFQLNVMLPVIAHNVLESIELLANSSIALADKAIATFTVRQDNLDLALSKNPILVTALNPVIGYLKAADIAKKAYKEGLPILDVAERETDLSREELSKLLDPTTLTQGGIAG, encoded by the coding sequence ATGACCCTACAATTTCGGATTGAAAAAGACAGCATGGGCGAAGTTAAAGTCCCTACCGAGGCGCTATACCAAGCACAAACTCAGCGTGCAGCAGATAACTTCGCTTTTAGTTCACACAAGATGCCAACCAGCTTTATTCAAGCATTGGCGCTGATTAAACAGGCAGCAGCCGATACCAATGCTCAGCTAGGTTTATTAGAAGGTGATATTGCCAACGCGATAGCCGAAGCCAGCCAAGAGATCATTGAGGGTAAACACCTTGAGCAGTTCCCTATTGATGTTTACCAAACCGGCTCTGGCACCAGCTCCAACATGAATGCCAACGAAGTGATTGCGACGCTCGCTTCAAGAAGCTTACAAGGCGACGTGAACCCCAACGATCACGTCAACATGGGGCAAAGCAGTAACGATGTAGTACCAACAGCAATCCAAGTCAGTGTCGCTTTGATGGCAGAAAATAAGCTGTTGCCTGCACTTACCCACCTTTCTGCGGCACTTACCGTCAAACAACATGAACTTGCTGAGGTAGTCAAAACTGGCCGTACTCATCTAATGGATGCGATGCCGATTACCTTTGCTCAAGAGCTAGGCGGTTGGAAATTTCAGATTGAACATGCCAAGCAAGCGGTAGAAAGCAGCTTACCAGCTATCAAAGCGCTTGCTCAAGGTGGCACAGCGGTTGGTACGGGGATCAATGCCGACCCACGCTTTGCCGATAAGTTTGCGAGTAATCTGTCTCAATCGACAAAGATCAGTTTTACCTCGAGTGAAAACTTCTTTTTTAACCTCAGTAGCCAAGACGCGATCGTCGCATTGTCTGGTCAGCTTAAAACGGCAGCCGTTGCGATCATGAAGATCTCAAACGATCTTCGTTGGATGAACTCTGGGCCGTTGGCTGGCTTAGGGGAAATTGAATTGCAGGCTCTGCAGCCGGGTTCATCGATCATGCCTGGTAAGGTCAACCCTGTAATTCCAGAAGCCGCAGCCATGGCGGCAGCGCAAGTAATTGGCAATGACACCACCATTACGGTGGCTGGGCAGTCTGGAAATTTCCAATTGAACGTAATGCTGCCTGTGATTGCTCATAACGTATTAGAAAGCATAGAACTATTAGCCAACAGCTCAATTGCTTTGGCGGACAAAGCCATCGCCACTTTCACGGTGCGCCAAGACAATCTTGATTTAGCGCTGTCAAAGAATCCGATTCTAGTGACCGCACTCAACCCTGTGATTGGTTACTTGAAGGCTGCTGATATTGCCAAGAAGGCCTATAAAGAAGGCTTACCAATTCTGGATGTTGCCGAGCGAGAAACCGATCTTAGCCGAGAAGAACTCAGCAAGCTGCTTGATCCAACCACATTGACGCAGGGTGGTATTGCAGGTTAG
- a CDS encoding hybrid sensor histidine kinase/response regulator: MQGWIVIPVSLAYLGVLFLIAWYGDRQVRWLSRWRPWIYSLSIAVYCTSWTFYGTVGQASNNPWSFLPIYLAPILVFTLGWRILARLILIAKREHITSIADFIAARYGKSQGLAVAVTVIAVVGILPYIALQLRGITMGLDIVAPNLASDFGYQDYHVSWFVVGALAIFTMLFGTRHIDNTEHHRGMMMAVAFESIVKLAAFLIVGLFIIYLAVSSDKIDLLDVAASTYESPNIPTLIIHTVLTMLAIVCLPRQFHTMVVENERPQDLHTARWLFPLYLILMGLFVLPIAWAGQGLLTDMPADTYVISVPMAEGANHIALLAFLGGTSAASGMVIVSTIALAIMVSNDLVMPLLLRRMRLTQRTHRHFSGMLLVIRRGLILLLLLGAWLFYQALDTIHSLSAIGFLSFAAIAQFAPALIGGLYWRPGNRKGVYVGLMVGSLIWLITLMSQTSMLAGDSESNLLLWIITPPELLNSWEISSSNWGIVLSILLNTLCYAVVSMVTRPSLSERLQSAAFIGTPLPENENISLYQSRVTVAELEMLASRFVGRKRAKSALQSYWQQHGQPLLPNQQAPASLIRHAERVLAGVFGASSAKLVLTSALQGRNMQLEEVATIVDEASELYDFSRGLLQGAIEHIGQGIAVIDKQMRLVAWNQRYLELFEFPMGLIQVGRPISDVIRHNAEQGLCGPGDPEDHVRRRVYHLEQGTRHTSSRIRPDGRVIEVQGNPMPSGGFVMSFTDITVFRQAEQALKDANESLESRVHERTQELEKLNHRLVKATQISDQESQSKSRFLAAVSHDLMQPLNAARLFASSLSEVAKEQEEKQLSSHIESALGAAEDLIGDLLDISRLESGKLETNIHAIAVHDVLTNLNAEFSALATQQKIQFQMIPSSLFIHSDPKLLRRVIQNFLTNAFRYNPEGKVVLGARRVNGQVRIDVWDNGTGIDEDKQQEIFEEFTRGSQVRANQGLGLGLAISKGIAHVLGHQISMRSWPGQGSVFSITLARAEQVAPVVQASTPMATSDIEHLKILCVDNEREILVGMENLIGRWGCEVKTAVDLVESLKCLDDGWQPDVIFSDYRLDNGRTGLEVLQQCRLRLGDSFEGVIISADRTDDMLAAIKANSFSFIAKPVKPLKLRAVLNRVS, encoded by the coding sequence ATGCAAGGATGGATAGTAATTCCAGTCTCTTTAGCCTATTTGGGCGTGTTATTTCTGATCGCTTGGTATGGAGACAGGCAGGTTCGTTGGCTATCGCGTTGGCGCCCATGGATCTATAGTCTTTCGATTGCAGTGTATTGTACCTCTTGGACTTTCTATGGAACGGTCGGACAGGCGAGCAATAACCCATGGTCCTTTTTACCCATCTATCTCGCCCCCATTCTGGTCTTTACACTCGGGTGGCGGATCTTGGCGCGGTTGATCCTGATTGCAAAGCGGGAGCACATCACCTCCATTGCCGACTTTATCGCGGCTCGTTATGGAAAATCTCAGGGCTTGGCTGTTGCCGTCACCGTGATTGCCGTGGTCGGTATTCTTCCTTATATCGCGCTACAGCTGCGTGGTATTACGATGGGGCTAGATATTGTTGCGCCAAACCTAGCGTCTGATTTCGGCTATCAGGATTATCACGTGTCTTGGTTTGTGGTCGGTGCTTTGGCCATTTTTACCATGCTGTTTGGTACTCGGCATATCGATAACACAGAGCATCACCGTGGCATGATGATGGCGGTGGCGTTTGAGTCAATTGTTAAGCTCGCGGCATTTTTGATTGTTGGCTTGTTCATCATCTACCTGGCGGTGAGCAGTGACAAAATCGACCTGCTTGATGTGGCGGCTTCCACCTATGAATCGCCGAATATTCCGACCTTAATTATTCATACCGTTTTAACCATGTTGGCGATTGTCTGTCTGCCGCGCCAATTCCACACCATGGTGGTTGAGAACGAACGTCCTCAAGATTTGCATACCGCTCGTTGGTTGTTTCCACTTTATCTGATTTTAATGGGCCTGTTTGTGCTGCCAATTGCTTGGGCAGGACAAGGGCTGCTTACCGACATGCCAGCTGATACTTACGTGATCAGTGTACCAATGGCAGAAGGTGCGAATCACATTGCTTTGTTGGCTTTCCTCGGAGGTACTTCGGCGGCGAGTGGCATGGTGATTGTCTCGACCATCGCATTGGCGATCATGGTTTCGAATGATTTAGTGATGCCATTGCTGCTGCGCCGTATGCGTCTAACTCAAAGAACCCATCGACATTTTTCTGGTATGTTGCTGGTGATTCGACGCGGGTTGATTTTACTGCTGTTACTGGGTGCTTGGCTGTTCTATCAAGCGCTCGATACCATTCACTCACTGTCGGCGATTGGCTTTCTTTCCTTTGCGGCGATTGCTCAATTCGCGCCAGCACTTATTGGTGGTTTGTACTGGCGTCCGGGCAACCGGAAGGGGGTTTATGTCGGCTTAATGGTGGGATCGTTGATTTGGCTGATCACCCTGATGAGCCAAACCAGTATGCTGGCAGGCGACAGTGAAAGTAACCTTTTACTGTGGATTATCACACCACCAGAGTTGCTCAACAGTTGGGAGATCAGCAGTTCAAACTGGGGGATTGTGCTGAGTATTTTGCTGAATACTTTGTGTTATGCCGTGGTTTCGATGGTGACCAGACCAAGCCTAAGTGAGCGTTTACAATCGGCTGCTTTTATTGGCACACCATTACCAGAAAATGAGAACATCAGCCTCTATCAGAGCCGTGTGACGGTCGCTGAATTAGAGATGCTAGCGTCACGTTTTGTGGGGCGTAAGCGTGCTAAAAGTGCTTTGCAGAGTTATTGGCAACAGCACGGGCAGCCGCTACTTCCTAACCAACAAGCACCCGCAAGCCTGATTCGACATGCAGAACGTGTGCTCGCTGGGGTATTCGGTGCCTCTTCCGCTAAGTTAGTACTTACTTCCGCTCTACAGGGAAGAAATATGCAGCTTGAGGAAGTAGCAACTATCGTTGATGAAGCTTCGGAATTGTACGACTTCAGCCGTGGTTTACTTCAAGGAGCTATTGAACATATAGGCCAAGGCATTGCAGTAATAGACAAACAGATGAGGCTGGTGGCGTGGAATCAGCGTTACCTTGAACTGTTTGAGTTCCCTATGGGGCTTATTCAGGTTGGGCGACCCATTTCAGATGTGATTCGCCATAATGCTGAGCAAGGTTTGTGTGGCCCGGGCGACCCAGAAGATCACGTTCGACGCCGTGTTTATCATCTTGAACAAGGCACTCGGCACACCTCATCTCGTATTCGTCCTGATGGTCGAGTGATTGAAGTGCAAGGGAACCCGATGCCAAGTGGTGGCTTCGTAATGAGCTTTACCGACATCACGGTTTTCAGACAAGCAGAGCAAGCGCTAAAAGATGCTAATGAAAGCTTGGAATCGAGAGTCCATGAACGAACTCAAGAGCTCGAGAAGCTTAACCATCGCTTGGTAAAGGCGACGCAAATCTCTGACCAAGAATCACAATCCAAGAGTCGATTCTTGGCTGCCGTAAGTCACGATTTGATGCAGCCGCTCAATGCCGCGCGTCTATTTGCTTCGTCGCTATCTGAGGTCGCAAAAGAACAAGAGGAGAAGCAGCTTTCATCTCATATCGAAAGTGCGCTTGGTGCGGCTGAAGACTTGATTGGCGATTTACTGGATATTTCACGATTGGAATCAGGTAAGTTGGAAACCAATATTCATGCGATTGCCGTGCATGACGTGCTGACCAACTTGAATGCGGAATTTAGCGCTTTAGCGACACAGCAAAAAATCCAGTTTCAGATGATTCCATCGTCATTGTTCATTCATTCTGACCCCAAGTTATTAAGACGAGTGATTCAGAACTTTTTAACGAATGCGTTTCGCTATAACCCTGAAGGAAAAGTAGTCCTCGGTGCGAGACGAGTAAATGGTCAGGTACGCATTGACGTATGGGATAACGGAACTGGTATCGATGAAGACAAGCAACAAGAGATCTTCGAAGAATTTACCCGTGGTAGCCAAGTACGAGCCAATCAAGGGTTGGGGTTGGGGTTAGCGATTTCGAAAGGGATTGCTCATGTGCTTGGTCATCAAATTTCGATGCGTTCGTGGCCGGGACAAGGCAGCGTCTTTTCCATCACTTTAGCGAGAGCTGAGCAGGTGGCTCCAGTTGTGCAAGCTTCAACGCCAATGGCGACCAGCGACATCGAACATCTGAAAATACTGTGTGTCGACAATGAGCGAGAGATTTTAGTGGGTATGGAAAACTTGATTGGTCGTTGGGGCTGTGAAGTTAAAACCGCCGTCGACTTAGTCGAAAGTTTGAAATGTCTAGACGATGGCTGGCAGCCAGATGTGATTTTCTCGGATTACCGTCTTGATAATGGCAGGACTGGACTCGAAGTTTTACAGCAGTGCCGCTTGCGCCTTGGTGACTCTTTTGAAGGTGTCATCATCAGTGCCGATAGAACCGATGATATGTTGGCAGCGATAAAGGCCAACAGCTTCAGCTTTATTGCCAAACCAGTGAAGCCACTCAAGTTAAGAGCCGTCTTAAATCGAGTGAGTTAG
- a CDS encoding sodium:solute symporter family protein, with the protein MDIQTWTFILVGITFAVYIGIAIWARAGTTSEFYVAGGGVHPVANGMATAADWMSAASFISMAGIISFVGYDGAVYLMGWTGGYVLLALCLAPYLRKFGQFTVPDFIGERYYSKTARMVAVFCAIFVSFTYVAGQMRGVGVVFSRFLEVDINLGIIIGMGIVFFYAVLGGMKGITYTQVAQFCVLIFAFLVPAIFTSIMMTGNPLPQVGMGSTLSGTDVYLLDKLDGLTEELGFTAYTEGNKSMVDVFFICAALMVGTAGLPHVIIRFFTVPKVRDARISAGWALLFISLLYTTAPGVAAFARVNMIETINGPDMQGVAAAEAPSWYKNWESTGLVGWEDKNGDGKMFYSGDERNEMKINRDIIVLASPELAKLPNWVVALLAAGGLAAALSTAAGLLLVISTSISHDLLKKGFRPNMTDKQELLAARLAAMIAIVGAGYLGINPPGFVAQVVAFAFGLAAASFFPAIILGIFYKKMNKEGAIAGMLSGIAFTASYIIYFKFINPAASTPENWWFGISPEGIGTLGMCLNFVVSIAVNKVTAEVPQDVQDMVENIRYPKGAGEAHDH; encoded by the coding sequence ATGGATATTCAAACTTGGACGTTTATTCTCGTCGGTATTACTTTTGCAGTATATATCGGCATCGCAATCTGGGCTCGCGCTGGAACAACGAGTGAATTCTACGTTGCAGGCGGCGGCGTACACCCAGTCGCAAACGGCATGGCAACAGCCGCTGACTGGATGTCGGCAGCATCATTCATCTCAATGGCAGGTATCATCTCATTCGTTGGTTACGACGGTGCGGTTTACCTAATGGGTTGGACAGGTGGTTATGTACTACTTGCGCTATGTTTAGCACCTTACCTACGTAAGTTCGGTCAGTTTACGGTTCCTGATTTCATCGGTGAACGTTACTACTCGAAAACAGCACGTATGGTAGCGGTATTCTGTGCAATCTTCGTATCGTTCACGTACGTTGCAGGCCAGATGCGTGGTGTTGGCGTTGTATTCTCTCGTTTCCTAGAAGTTGATATTAACCTAGGCATCATCATTGGTATGGGTATTGTGTTCTTCTACGCAGTACTGGGTGGCATGAAAGGCATCACTTATACGCAGGTAGCTCAATTCTGTGTCCTCATTTTCGCCTTCCTTGTTCCAGCAATCTTTACCTCAATCATGATGACGGGTAACCCACTTCCACAAGTTGGTATGGGCTCAACGCTATCAGGTACAGATGTATACCTACTTGATAAACTGGATGGACTAACAGAAGAACTCGGATTTACCGCCTATACCGAAGGTAACAAGAGCATGGTAGATGTCTTCTTCATCTGTGCGGCTCTAATGGTAGGTACTGCCGGTCTTCCACACGTAATCATTCGTTTCTTCACGGTACCAAAAGTACGTGATGCTCGTATCTCAGCAGGTTGGGCACTACTGTTCATCTCATTGCTATACACAACAGCACCAGGCGTTGCAGCCTTCGCTCGTGTAAACATGATCGAAACGATTAACGGCCCTGACATGCAAGGTGTCGCAGCAGCAGAAGCACCAAGCTGGTACAAAAACTGGGAAAGCACTGGCCTAGTTGGTTGGGAAGATAAGAACGGCGATGGAAAAATGTTCTACTCGGGCGATGAGCGCAACGAGATGAAGATTAACCGTGACATCATCGTACTGGCTTCTCCAGAGCTAGCGAAACTACCAAACTGGGTTGTAGCACTGCTTGCAGCCGGTGGCCTAGCAGCCGCACTATCAACAGCCGCAGGTCTGCTTCTGGTTATCTCAACGTCGATTTCACATGACTTGTTGAAGAAAGGCTTCAGACCAAACATGACCGACAAGCAGGAGCTGTTAGCCGCTCGTTTGGCTGCCATGATCGCAATTGTCGGAGCAGGTTACTTGGGTATTAACCCACCAGGCTTTGTAGCACAGGTAGTAGCGTTTGCCTTCGGCTTAGCCGCAGCATCCTTCTTCCCAGCGATTATCCTAGGTATCTTCTACAAGAAGATGAACAAGGAAGGCGCAATTGCAGGTATGTTGTCAGGTATTGCCTTCACAGCAAGCTACATCATCTACTTCAAGTTCATTAACCCAGCAGCAAGCACACCGGAAAACTGGTGGTTTGGTATCAGCCCAGAAGGCATCGGTACGCTAGGTATGTGTCTCAACTTCGTAGTATCAATTGCTGTAAACAAAGTAACGGCTGAAGTACCACAAGATGTACAAGATATGGTTGAGAACATCCGTTACCCGAAAGGTGCAGGTGAAGCTCACGACCATTAA
- a CDS encoding DUF4212 domain-containing protein encodes MAFESTEHAQAYWKENLGIMGTLLAIWFVVSYGAGILFVDVLNTIQFGGFKLGFWFAQQGSIYTFVALIFIYVVRMNKLDKKYNVQED; translated from the coding sequence ATGGCGTTCGAATCTACGGAACATGCTCAAGCCTATTGGAAGGAAAACTTGGGAATAATGGGAACACTACTCGCAATATGGTTTGTGGTCTCTTATGGCGCTGGCATCTTATTTGTGGATGTCCTAAATACCATTCAATTTGGCGGATTTAAGCTAGGTTTTTGGTTCGCTCAACAAGGTTCAATTTATACCTTCGTGGCGTTGATATTTATTTACGTTGTTCGCATGAATAAGCTGGACAAAAAATACAACGTACAGGAAGACTAG